The genomic window TATAGACATCTAAAAACTACGTAAATGTATGCACCTGGAAAGGGTTGAAATATCTCTGCCATAGAAAATTCAAACATGGACAATtactaaataaatgtttttataataaCCCTGCTTAAACATAGACGAGTTAAAGACCAACCAATGGTCcaaacatttgaatgatcaagattaaaaaaaatgaaatcaagtaTTTTCATACTATTGTTAATGTCACCTACATTTGTTTAACACGCTCAGTGTCTCTTGGCTAAGCGACCAGTGAATTTGACCCACTTGGGTTTGACCTACTGCAGATCAAAGttctcacaaacaaacaggcagCATGTTGGATCCTCATGGAGGCTCAAACTAGGACAGATGGCGCACGTGTGAACGTGACTGTGCTTACTATCATCGACCTGGTGTGTGACATCTGCAAACATGCACTTTAACATCCAAAGTTGCCTACCTGTTGTGCAGCTTTAATGAGAAGACTGTCTGGTTATCAAACAGAATAATCATTTGtaaatgttgatttaatgtttgtCTTCATTAAATGTCTGTGTGTCCTGACTTGGCTGCTCCCTTCAGCTCCTCTCACTCTTTGTCTCATCTTTTTGcagcttttatattttgttcaGTACGACATCTGTTATCTATTATCTAAATCATTTTCTGGCACCACTGGCTGCTGTTTTCAGTTAAATACACTTGAGATCCTCAACATGattcaaatcattttaattgatttttctAGAGCCTCAAACATGAAACAGCGGGATTATCAGCTGATTCCAGATACAGTATATAAGTACATGTAACCGATGAAAACcctttttaacattattttaacaaCAAGGTTTGATGTATTTAGAAATAATGTTTTCACATAGTTTATCCAGAGCAGAGTACTATCTGCAGCATATGTAGCAGACACCACCATGAGTTTGCAGTAAAGATGGTCGACCATGTACATCCTCAAAATAAAGTTATAACTTTAAGTAAATTTCTGATCTGAGTGGGGCTTTAACACACACCTCATCATCTTTGTCTTCCAATCAGTGTGTCCAATGGGTGGAGGGGTCACCAGGCTGTACAGCAACCTGACTCCAACACTCAGCAGCATGTCACCTCTCCCGCTCCAGCCGGTGGAGGACAAACTGGATCCAGTGTTCTGCCAGGTGACTCCAGTTGTGTTCTTTGTGATAAAGTAATAACCGTCCTCATGGGATCACATCATTGTTGACAAGTGTCATGTCATGCCTTGCAGGCGCAGAAGGGCTCCCCTTTATGCCCCCCCGATCCAGCAGAGCTGCTTCAACAATGTGAGGAGGCCCTAAGAGACAGACCACCTCGCTTCCATAGAAAGTTCACCGAGCTCAGTGATGGGGACGGCTCCACCAGTAGCCCCATTAGGGTGATGCAGTGGAACATACTAGCCCAAGGTAGACAACTATCTAATGTTACATGACAAAGTACTGTCAGATCTCgtttaatgatttatttgaaCTACAGATGAGCAGTGACATGAGATGAAACAAGTGGCTTTTAAACGTGTTTTCATGCTCCACTAATTTAGAGATATGTcatctatttgtttttgttttcaggcacACTAAAGCTGCACACATTGTAATCTacttattttattgtgaaagggCAGGGTAATAAATATGACCTCAGCATTCCCCCCTCAGCTCCTTAGTGTGGGTTTTATGGCCTGTAGctttattcatttgtttcaCTCTGCAGGTTTCATCAATCCAGTTTCCAGTAACAGAAGGCAGCTTCTCTAAACCCTGTCTGTTAAAACTGTTTAATATAAGAAGGGGAGAAAAGCCCAGATATTTCCCTCTGACGTTGGTGGAGAGCAAAGTCTCAGTTTAAATCATTCTATAAAGTGGACCTGTCGTTTGCCATGTGGCTAGAAGCAATACTCAAAAGAGAGCCAGTGATGCTCTGTCCCTGCTTGATGTGATAGAAGCAAGAATCAGTTTTAAAAGGGGATAATTCATCACTGTTGTTTGGACACCTAGGTCGATGGCTCCTGAATCTTTAACAGTCAGTTCTTTAACAGTTAATAGCCTTTCActccacaaacaaaaactggAATACtaagactttaaatatttaaagttatgggaaatgtaaaaaagaaagtagaAATGAGAAAATCTTAAATCTTTGTGTAAGCACAACCATGTCTCGATGTAGCAGGGAGATATCTGCTCACATGAACTATGATCATTGTTTAGCTACCTGCCAAACGCCACCTGACATACACAACAttgactctctccccatcttcaaatccagactcaaaacccatctgttcaagatcaCCTGCTCActctaacattttaactgtaattacactgtcctacatttcatttctttcatggtatgctgattttatccatccttgttttttaaatgttgattgttgttcttgtgtgtcttgaaaggtgcttataaataaaatgtattattattaattcaGATCTTCTTTCTCGTCTGCCTCCCTCAGCTCTCGGCGAGGGACTCGACAGTTTTGTCCAATGTCCCATGGAGGCCATCAGCTGGTCCCGCAGGAAGTACCTCATATTAGAGGAGATCCTCACCTACCGACCTCATATCCTGTGTCTGCAGGAAGTTGACCACTACTATGACACCTTCCAGCCCATCCTGGCAGGCCTGGGTTACAGCAGCAACTTTTGCCCTAAGCCCTGGTCACCGTGTCTGGGTGTGGAGGGTAACAACGGGCCCGACGGCTGTGCGCTCTTCTACGATCAGTCGCGGTTTGAATTCCTGGACAGCATGAACATGCGGCTTTCTGCCATGAGGATTCCAACAAATCAGGTGggtgaaatacatttaaagcggggcgctggtggcgcagtggttagtgcgcgccccatgtatggcgGCCCAGGGTCAAATCCaagctgtggctcctttcccgcatgtcattccccactctctttctctctgatttccagctctatccactgtcctatctctccattaaaggcccaaaaagcccaaaaataaatcttaaaaatatatatacatacatttaaagcCACACTTCCAACTCCATGTAAAGTTTTGTCACAGACACCTCACACGCTGATCTTTTCCTCCAGGTTGCCGTGGTGACCATGCTACGTTGTCGGAGCACAGGGAGATGTCTTTGTGTGGCCGTGACTCACCTGAAGGCTCGCTCAGGCTGGGAGTGGTTCCGCAGCGCGCAGGGCTCCGACCTCTTACGAAACCTCCAGAACCTGGTCCAGAAACACCCCACCGGGCTAACGGGTGACCCCGGTGCTACATACATTCCTCTGCTCATATGTGGCGATTTCAATGCGATCCCAACCGAGGAGGTGTACCAACGTTTTGCCGGGTCACCTCTTGGTTTGGAGTCGGCCTATAAGAAACTCAGCCAGGACGGATTGACTGAGCCGGAGTACACGACGTGGAAGATCAGGCCCACGGGGGAATGCTGCAGCACTCTGGATTACATCTGGTACAGTCAGGACTCTCTGAGGGTGGACGCAGTGTTGCACATGCCCACTGAGGAACAGATTGGACCAAACAGGCTCCCGTCCTTTAGCTATCCCTCTGACCATCTCTCTCTGGTGTGTGACTTGAGCTTCAAAGAGAACGAGTGAGGAGGAAATGATGAACTAGGAAGTCGGGAGGGAAGGAGGTGGTGTAGAGAGAGTTCAGACTGGATCATGGTGAAGGTGTGCAGCAGAGGATGAAGACAGGACTCAGAGGTTTCACACTGCCAAGTAAACTTCACAATGACTGACAATAAAGTGTTGTTGCTGTATGtgtgatgtttatattttacaactgctgctttttacagaatattattattaagattTACTAACTCCCCTTTCCCTGGCTGGAATTAAAGAATCTATTCACTACAGTGTTTTATTGGTTCAGGTATTATCTGCATCCACTttgatttgagttttattttgtacgTGGTTCAAcagcattaacatgtgtttaCTGCAGTAGGTCTATGTAGAAACAATGTCCTCGTTACTCATAATTAGCTTacacaagcttttttttaaaatgggaaatggacttgagcttgtatagcagtTTTTTAGTCTCCTGACTACCTCCCTCATCACACCAtgatgtaaagtgaccatcagaagtaacttatccaaTTGATTCCCACTTATATGCCGCAGACGAaggcaacttggggttaagtgtctcgccccggtttgtcttcatttaaaaaaaaaaaaacaaccacacatATAGCATGTAAATGTACAAGAATCCTCTTTGAAGGAAAATGTCAGCTACAAATGTTACAGAATcattcaatctttatttgtaaagcccCATTTCATAAATGTTATCTAAAGACtatttacaaaagagcaggtagaaGCCCTTACTCATTACTCAAATCACGTGAACGAAGGTGTCCATGGTAACGTCTCTATTTAACTGAAAATGTTGACCTATAGTGTGGATACAAGAGAACACCATACACATAGGTACTGAGCTTACTACCTGATAGAAAGACAACATCTGTCTTTAGAGAACCATGAGTTTGAGTTTGCAAGGCTGCTGTGGACTTTTGTAAActtttcatgtcatgttttttagGTCTACGTCTTTGAGTTGTAGGGGACAATAGGAGCCtatgtggtagggtaggtagtatCAGTGTTGTTACTACCTTGAGCCTGGCTCTGTAATGGACCATATGGTAGGTCATGTCATTTATCAGTAGGGCATATTTGGCATGAAGGGTTTCTCCACCAAGCACTCTGAAGTATCATCTGTTAGGTTAAATTCAAAGAAATCTTGTATACACATCTGGCTATCACAAATGTATGTTTGCCTTCTTTGTCAATGAAACGGGACGTTTTGTTAAGGTAAGAGTTTGGGTTACAAAATGCCacattgtgaaaaaaacattgtgcaCTCAGCCTCCTTATCATCGCAATAATAAAAGTTATGGCTACCTACAAATAACCTTAGAACATgaacctgataaaaaaaaacaatacaacatccaggtttcaaatgtttttttatatttcagtaaAATCTAATACACTTTGAAACAAGAGTACAGCAAAATAGAATATACTTCAAATGTTGAATATACaaacagttcagtctgaacacaGCTCTACAACATCTTCCCTCTTTTTTATAtcgataaaaatgaataaagggGCCTAATATAAGTGACAAAGTGTAATGTTGGCAAATTGACCCTCTGTTTACAGTAAAGTGACCTGGACTCCACAGTGGTTTGAGATTTCTCACAGACATTTTGCATAAACTTGTGACTTACTATGCCTCTCTTTTAACATTTA from Labrus bergylta chromosome 1, fLabBer1.1, whole genome shotgun sequence includes these protein-coding regions:
- the LOC109998806 gene encoding nocturnin isoform X1; the protein is METLVCPMGGGVTRLYSNLTPTLSSMSPLPLQPVEDKLDPVFCQAQKGSPLCPPDPAELLQQCEEALRDRPPRFHRKFTELSDGDGSTSSPIRVMQWNILAQALGEGLDSFVQCPMEAISWSRRKYLILEEILTYRPHILCLQEVDHYYDTFQPILAGLGYSSNFCPKPWSPCLGVEGNNGPDGCALFYDQSRFEFLDSMNMRLSAMRIPTNQVAVVTMLRCRSTGRCLCVAVTHLKARSGWEWFRSAQGSDLLRNLQNLVQKHPTGLTGDPGATYIPLLICGDFNAIPTEEVYQRFAGSPLGLESAYKKLSQDGLTEPEYTTWKIRPTGECCSTLDYIWYSQDSLRVDAVLHMPTEEQIGPNRLPSFSYPSDHLSLVCDLSFKENE
- the LOC109998806 gene encoding nocturnin isoform X2, with product MGGGVTRLYSNLTPTLSSMSPLPLQPVEDKLDPVFCQAQKGSPLCPPDPAELLQQCEEALRDRPPRFHRKFTELSDGDGSTSSPIRVMQWNILAQALGEGLDSFVQCPMEAISWSRRKYLILEEILTYRPHILCLQEVDHYYDTFQPILAGLGYSSNFCPKPWSPCLGVEGNNGPDGCALFYDQSRFEFLDSMNMRLSAMRIPTNQVAVVTMLRCRSTGRCLCVAVTHLKARSGWEWFRSAQGSDLLRNLQNLVQKHPTGLTGDPGATYIPLLICGDFNAIPTEEVYQRFAGSPLGLESAYKKLSQDGLTEPEYTTWKIRPTGECCSTLDYIWYSQDSLRVDAVLHMPTEEQIGPNRLPSFSYPSDHLSLVCDLSFKENE